One Thiocapsa sp. genomic window, CAAGCAAGGTCTCTTCATCGGGGCCGGACCCGAGTACTGCGGCGCGATCCGTTTCAGCGCGCTGTCGATCCCGGCCCGGGTCTATTCCAGCGAGGTGGCCTCGGCGCGGCGCATCGACTGGGATCAGCAGTCGGCGCGATTCGGGCGACGTTCCCGCACCGCGCACAAGGGCACCTTCGGACACTTGCTGATGATCGGCGGCGCCCCGGCCTGTCCGGTGCCGTGCGTCTCGCCGGCGAGGCCGCACTGCGGGCCGGTGCCGGATTGGTCACGATCGCCACGCATCCGGCGCATGCCGCTTGGCTGAATCTCTCGCGTCCCGAGCTGATGGTGTCGGCGGTCGTGACCTCGGCGGATCTGGCTCCCCTGATCGCGCGGGCCGATGTTCTCGCGATCGGCCCCGGGCTGGGTCGCGAGGCGTGGGGCCGCGATCTCTGGGAGTCCGTCCTTGGCCTCGGCCTGCCGATGGTCGTCGATGCCGACGCCCTGAATCTCCTCGCCGAGGCCCCGCGGTCGGGGCCGGATTGGGTGCTGACGCCGCATCCGGGCGAGGCGGCACGCCTGCTCGGGAGCGCCATCGCGGCGATCGAGCAGGATCGTCCGGCCGCCGTGCACGCGCTGCAGGGGCGCTACGGCGGTGTCGCCGTCCTGAAGGGCGCCGGAACCCTGATTCGGAGCGATCCGGCGCGCCCGCTTGCGGTCTGCAGCGACGGCAACCCCGGGATGGCGACCGCCGGCTCAGGGGATGTCCTGACCGGGATCATCGGCGCCTTGCGCGCTCAGGGTCTCGACGGGGAGGAGGCCGCCTGTGCCGGCGTGTGTCTGCACGCCGCGGCGGGCGATCGGGCCGCACGCACGGGCGAGCGCGGGCTCGTCGCGGGCGATATCATCGACGCCCTTCGTCCCGTGGCCAATCGCGTGCCCGCAGTGCAGGAGGAATCATGATCGAGCAACGGCTGCCCGATCCCGAGGCGCAGGTCGCCTTCGGGGCGCGGCTCGCGGCGCTCTTGCCGCCGCGTCTGATCGTCTATCTCGAGGGCGATCTCGGGACCGGAAAAACGACCCTGACCCGCGGTGTTCTCGCGGGGCTCGGTCATCGCGGTGCCGTGCGCAGCCCGACCTACACCCTGCTCGAGCCTTACGAGATCGGGGAGCGGCGGCTTTATCATCTGGATCTTTATCGTCTCGGAGATCCGCAGGAGCTCGAGTATCTGGGTCTGCGCGATCTGCTCGCCGAGGATGCCGTCTGGATGGTGGAGTGGCCCGAGCGTGGTCTCGGGATGCTGCCGCCGCCCGATCTCGTCATTGCGATCGCGTACGTCCCGAACGGCCGACATCTGTCTCTCTCGGCCCGGACGGTGTCGGGCGAGTCGGTGCTCGAGGCGCTGACCGGGCTCGGTTCCGCGGACTCGGCGCTTTTCGCATCGCCTGAGAAGTCGGATGTAATCCGATGATGCAGCATCGAAAGCCCTTGCTCCGCATGTTATCGTTCAACCCACGATCGATCGGATCGGGAGCAACCGGAAGGCCGTGCTCGTGAATAGGCTGATCTCGCCGCTGCTTCTCCTCTTGCTTACGGTTGCGGCGCAGTGCGTCTGCGCGGAGCAGGCGTCGGTGCAGGGTACGCGGGTCTGGACGGATCCGGAAAAGACCCGGTTGGTCTTCGAGACCTCCGTGGCGATCACACACCGGATCTTTCCGCTGGACGAGCCCGATCGTCTCGTCATCGACCTCGACGATGCAACCATGCAGAGCAATCTGCCGAAGGTCGATCTCGGGGATACCGTCCTGATCGGCCTGCGTGGCGGGGTGCGGGGCGGATCGCACCTGCGTATCGTCCTGGATCTCAAACAGCCGGTCCGGGCCAAGAGTTTTGCGCTGAGCCCGAACGAGCGCTATGGACATCGGCTGGTCATCGATCTGACGCCGAAGGACGGTTCGAGCGTCCGGCGTGTCGCGCTTCCCTCGTTCCCGAGCTCGGCCGTTCGCAAAGGGGACACGCGGCGCGGTCGCGGTCCTGCGATCATCGTCGCCATCGACGCCGGTCACGGCGGCGAGGATCCCGGTGCCATCGGCGCGGGAGGAACCCTGGAGAAGGACGTCAACCTTGCGGTCGCACGCGAGCTCGCCAAGCTCATCAACCGCGAGCCGGGTCTCGAGGCGCTGATGATCCGCGACGGCGACTACTATGTCGGGTTGCGGGATCGCATCGCGATCGCGCGCGAGGGACGGGCCGATCTCTTCGTTTCGATCCATGCCGACGCCTTCGCCAACGCGAAAGCCAAAGGCTCTTCGGTCTACACCATTTCCCACGGCGGGGCGAGCAGCGATGCGGCGAAATGGCTGGCGAATCGGGAGAACAGTGCGGATCAGATCGGCGGCGTCGATTTCTCGACCGGCGACGATCTTCTGGCAAACGTGCTCATGGACATGACGCAGAATGCGACCCTGGAGCACAGCACCGAGGCCGCAGCCATGGTCCTCGCCAATCTCGGTCGCGTGGGGGTGGTCCATCGCGGTGATGTCCAGCGGGCGGGGTTCGCCGTTCTCAGGGCGCCGGATGTGCCCTCGATCCTGGTCGAGACGGCCTTTATCAGCAACCCCGACGACGAGAAGCGGCTGCGCGATCGGGGTCATCAGCGGGAGCTCGCCGAGGCGATCGTGGCCGGCGTGCTGGGATACTTTCGCAAGTATCCACCCCGCGGGATGCTCGTCGATGCCTCCCCGCAGGGCGGCGGAGGCGCGCGTGAATACGTCATCGGTCCGGGCGATACCCTCTCCGGGATCGCCAAACGGCACAGCGTGAGCATCTCCGCCCTGCGCGCCCGCAACGGTCTGAACGACGACATGATCCGGGTCGGGCAGGTGTTGGCGATTCCGGAGGATTCTTGACATCCTCGCCGCCCTGAAGGACGGCGATTCCTACGGCGCTACACGCAAGAAAGCTCGCGAATAGTCGCTTCGGCGGGTTCCTGGGCCGACGCTCCTGAGTCTGCCTGTTCTCCTTGGCGATATGCCCGCAGCACGGACAGGTCCGGCTGGTGTTCTGTGGGGGCACCGCGACCAGGTGCCCGCCACTCCACGCCGTCTTGTAGTCCAGTTGCCGGCGAAACTCGAACCAACCCTGGTCGAGAATGGCTTTGTTCAGGCCGGACTTGGCCCGAACGTTGGTGCCCGGCGCTTCCACCGTCCCGGCCGCCTACTGCGCCAAGAGCGCCAGGACATTCAGCAGCGTTACTGGAAAGGCGTCCTCTGGTCGCCCTCCTACTTCGCCGCCTCCTGCGGCGGTGCCCCGATTTCCATCGTGCGCCAGTACATCGAACAGCAACAGACTCCCACCTGAACAGATGCCGGACGGGTCCACCGTCCGGCGCTATCCATCCCCGCCCTGAACGACGGGGCTTTTCGCGCAAGACGGGTCAGTCGGGAACCGCCGCCCGCGGCCTGTAGGCTGTGCCGAGCCATGCGAGGCACAAGGAACCGTCGGCGCAAGTTGTGCTTCCTGTCGTCAGCACAACCTTCGGCTGGTAGCAACGCCGCAGGCCGCAGGCCGCAGGAAGCCCGCCCTTGCCCGCGCCCCGCTCTTCTGTTTCCATCCGCGCATGTCTAAACCGATCCGTATCCTCTCCAGTCATCTCGTCAATCAGATCGCCGCGGGCGAGGTCGTCGAGCGCCCGGCCTCGGTTGCCAAGGAGCTGATCGAGAACAGTCTCGACGCCGGGTGCACGCGCGTGGAGATCGACGTGGAGCGCGGCGGCATCAAGCGGCTGCGCGTGCGCGACGACGGGCGCGGCATCCCGCCGGATGAGCTGGTGTTGGCGCTCTCGCGTCATGCCACCAGCAAGGTCGCCGATTTGAGCGATCTGGAGGCGGTCTCGACCCTGGGGTTCCGCGGCGAGGCATTGCCGAGCATCGCCTCGGTGAGCCGGCTGCGTTTGATCTCGCGCAGCCGTGACGAGCCGACGGCCCTGGAGGTCACGGTCGGCAGCGATGGCACCTTGGACGAGCCGCGTCCGGCGGCGCATCCGCCGGGGACCAGCGTGGATGTCCAGGATCTCTTCTACAACACCCCTGCGCGCCGTAAGTTTCTGCGCACCGAGAAGACCGAGCTCGGTCATCTGGAACAGGTGGTGCGGCGCATCGCCTTGGCGCGGCCGGACATCGCCTTTCAGCTGCGTCACAACGGCAGAACGCTCTACGACCTGCCGGCCGCGGCCGACGCTGCGGGGCAGCGCGCCCGTCTGGAGACCTTGCTCGGAAGCGCCTTCGCCGAGCAGGCCTTGACCTTGGACGAGGAGGCCGTGGATCTGCGCCTGTGGGGTTGGGTGGTGCGTCCGGCGTTCTCCCGCAGTCAGGCCGATCAGCAGTTCTTCTACGTCAACGGCCGCATGGTGCGCGACAAGCTGGTGAGTCACGCGGTGCGTCAGGCCTTCAGCGACCTGCTCCATCACGGGCGGCATCCCGCCTATCTGTTGTTCCTGGAGCTGCCCGCGCGAACGGTCGACTGCAATGTCCATCCGTCCAAGCACGAGGTGCGCTTCCGGGAAGGTCGGCAGGTGCACGACTTCATCTTTCGGGTGCTTCAGCGGCGTCTCTCGGCCGGGGTGCTCGGCGAGCCGGAGCCGGAAATCGAAATCGCGCGCGCATTTATGCCGGGTCGGGTACCGCGTGCCGGGGACGAGCCGGTGGCCCGTCTCGGGGGCGCTCCGGGACCCACACTGCATCTGCCGCTGGGCGTCGGCGACGGGCGCGGCGGTTACGCCGAGCGTCTGCGTGCCGATCTGGCGTTTCAGCAACCACCGCCCGCGGGGGCCGCTATCGACGGCGCGGCGGACGGCGCAAATCCCGACGACGGCGAGGCACACCCGCTCGGTTACGCCCTCGCACAGATCAACGGGGTCTATCTCTTGGCCCAGACCCCCGACGGCCTGATCATCGTGGACATCCATGCAGCCCACGAGCGGATCGGCTACGAGCGGCTGAAGACGAGCTGGCGCTCCGGCGCCGTGATTCGCCAGCCGCTGCTGGTCCCGGTGCCCGTCTCGGTGGCCCCGCGCGAGGCCGAGCTGATCGCATCCCGGGCCGATGACCTGGCCGCGCTGGGCCTGGTCATCGACCGCATCGATGCCGGCACCTTGGTGGTGCGGGAGGTTCCGGCACTGCTGCGACAGGCCGATCACGAAGGCTTGGTGCGCGATCTCCTCTCGGATCTCGCCGTCCACGGCAGCAGCGCCCGACTCGACGAGGCCGTCAACGCGGTCCTTTCCACCATGGCCTGTCATGGTGCCGTGCGGGCCAATCGACGCCTGACCCTGGAGGAGATGAACGGATTGCTTCGCGACATGGAGCGTGCCGAGCGGATCGACCAATGCAATCACGGCCGTCCGACCTGGATCCGCGTGGGTTACGACGAGCTCGATCGCTGGTTTTCGCGCGGGCGCTGAGCCGGGATACCCATGTGACCGATACGCTCGAAGGATCCGTGCAGGCGCAGTCGAGCGACGCGTCCGGGCAACGTCCCCTCGCCATCCTGCTCATGGGTCCGACCGCATCCGGCAAGACGGATCTGGCCGTCGAGCTGGTGCAGCGCCTGCCGTGCGAGATCATCAGTGTCGATTCGGCGATGGTGTACCGCGGCATGGACATCGGCACGGCCAAGCCGACACCCGATGTGCTGGCCCGTGCGCCGCATCGATTGATCGATATCCTGGACCCCGCCGAGGCCTATTCGACCGCGCGCTTCCGTGAAGACGCACTCGCGGCGATGACGCAGATCAGCGCGCACGGCCGAATCCCGCTCTTGGTCGGCGGTACCATGCTCTATTTCAAGGCGCTGCAACAGGGCCTGGCCAGCCTGCCGAGCGCGGATCCGTTGCTCCGCCAAGCCCTGTCCGACGAAGCTGCCGTGATCGGCTGGTCCGCGATGCATGCGCGACTGGCGCGACTGGACCCGCAGGCGGCGGCGCGGATCCACCCCAACGATCCGCAGCGTATTCAGCGTGCGTTGGAGATTCATGCCCTGACGGGCCGGTCGATGAGCGCGCTGATCGCCTCTGCCGCCGCGAGCGCCGATCTGCCGTATCGTCTCCTCAAATTGGTGCGCGCCCCGGCGGATCGCCAAACGCTGCGCGAGCGCATCGCCCGGCGCTTCCGCGCGATGCTCGCACAGGGCCTCGTCGAGGAGGTCGCTGGTCTGCGGGAGCGCGGCGATCTTACCGCGGACCTGCCGTCGATGCGCTCGGTCGGGTATCGCCAGGTCTGGAGTTATCTCGACGGCGCGCTCGATGCCGAGGAGATGTGTCTGAAAGGCATCGTCGCTTCCAGACAACTCGCCAAGCGTCAGCTCACCTGGCTGCGTGCCGAGTCGGCGACCCATTGGCTCGCCGACGAGCCCGATCCGCTCGAGGCGGCGCGGCGTCTGATCGGGGTGGCCCGATCGACGGCGCTTCACCCGCGCTGAGGCGCAATGCGGCCGCGTCCTTTCGGTGCGAACGTATTGAACGCGCGGCACGTTCCGGTGTCTTCTTGCCCGGCGATCCGGCTCAGGCCCGTGATGCGTGGCACTCTATTTGCTAAATGTTGCCTCTAGCGAAGCCCGTGTGTTGCGGCGACCACACCGATTCCCTTTGTTGTTTCGGCACCGATCGGGCGAGTGCCTTGCACTATGGCCAAAGCGCCGCGTTTCGACGACACTAAACCGCGTCCAGGGCGACATGCGTCGTTTTCATTGTGCGTTTGGCTTCGGAGACATCCTCGATCCCGGTGAGACGCGGTTTGGAATTTGATGTTTTTTAATACTTTAAACCGCGCCAACTCCAACAGTCGTCGGAGCCGGCACGGCCAAACCAGTCCAACACATGACGCATACCGCACCGGGCGCGGTTTAAACGAGGCTTTTTCGGCGGGTATGCCTGTCCCGGCTGCTGTCCCGTCTGCTCCACCCCGGCTTGATTGGCAGCGATCACAGCCAAAACTTTTTGCCGGGCAACACTTGTCGACCTCAACAATCGGGCGACCACAACAATCGGGCGACCACAACAATAAGGAGTTACTCCATGTCCAAAGGCCAAAGCCTCCAAGACCCTTTTCTGAACGCCCTGAGAAAGGAACGCGTCCCCGTGTCCATCTTTCTGGTCAACGGGATCAAACTGCAGGGCCAGATCGAATCCTTCGATCAGTTCGTCGTGTTGTTGAAAAACAACGTCAGCCAGATGATTTACAAGCATGCGATATCGACCGTCGTACCTGCAAGAAACGTCAAGCTCCCACCGGTCGAAGGGGCGCTGCCTGAGCCGGGCAACACATGACCGGGAGACGGCCGTAATCGGCCCGCGCACGGACGTTCGTCGCCGCGAAGGAGGTTGCCGTGTTTGAGCGCCCGAGCGCCGGCGAGCGCGCTGTTTTGGTGCACCTGGACATCGGCTCGAGCGCCGAACCCGACGAGCGCGAGGAGTTTCGGCGCCTGGCGGTTGCCGCGGGCGCGGAGATCGTCGGCACCCTGGGCGGCTCGCGCTCGACACCCGATCCGAAGCTCTTTATCGGAACCGGTAAGTGCGACGAGCTGATCGCACTGGTTGCGGGCACCGAAGCGGAGCTGGTGATCTTCAACCATCCGCTCTCGCCCGGCCAGGAGCGCAATCTCGAGCGCTTGGTCAAATGCCGCGTCGTGGATCGCTCGGGTCTGATTCTCGACATCTTCGCGCAGCGTGCGCGCTCCTTCGAGGGCAAGCTGCAGGTCGAGCTTGCTCAGCTCAAGCACATGTCGACCCGGCTGGTGCGCGGATGGACCCACTTGGAGCGTCAAAAGGGCGGTATCGGCCTGCGCGGACCCGGCGAAACCCAGCTCGAGACCGACCGTCGGCTCATCTCCAAGCGGATGACCGTGCTTGATCGGCGCCTGGACCGCATCCAGGTCCAGCGTGCTCAAGGGCGCAAGGCACGCGACAAGGCCGAGCTGACGGTGCTCTCGCTCGTGGGCTACACCAACGCGGGCAAGTCCACTCTCTTCAACCGCTTGACCGAGGCCGGCGTCTTTCAGGCCGATCAACTCTTCGCGACCTTGGACCCGACCTTGCGCCGTCTGACACTTCCCGATGGCGGTCGGGTGCTCGTGGCCGACACGGTCGGCTTCGTCGGTCGGCTTCCGCATGAACTGGTGGCGGCGTTCCGCTCGACGCTCGAGGAGACGCGCAACGCCGCGCTGTTGCTCCATGTCGTGGAGGCATCGGCGCCGCATCGGTCCCGTCTCGCGGCCGATGTGGAGCAGGTGCTTGCCGAGATCGGCAGCGACGATATCCCGCGTCTGGAGGTCTACAACAAGGTCGATCTGCTGCCCGACGAGTCGCCGCGAATCGAGCGGGACGCGGCTGGTTTGCCGAGCCGCGTTTGGCTGTCCGCGCAGACGGGCGCCGGTGTCGATCTGCTGTTGCAGGCGATCTCCGAGTGGCTGGGGCGCGATCGGATTCGCTGCTCGCTGGATCTCGAGCCGGATGAAGGGCGCCTGCGCGCTTGGTTGTTCGAGCATGCGCAGATCATCGCCGACGTGCCCAAACCGGCCGGCGGATGGTCGATGGATCTCATCATCGGGCGACCTGATCGGGAGCGTCTTGCGGCCAGGAACGCGCGCTTTTCGGAGGACAAAGAGGGTGTTTGAGGGTCGCACCGGAGATGCCCGCGGTGCTCGTTTCGACCCGCGTGATCGCTCTGCGCCGTTTGCACTCGGCCCTGTCGTTCACCTAGACTCAGCAGTCTGTCGTATCTTTGCTTGATATCCTCGCGCTTCGTCGGCACTCTGAAGAAGTCATCCGAGGGCTCGAGCGTCCGGAACGCGCAGCGACCATCGTGCGCGCCCTTCTCGCAATCCGCACATCGGGTGCGGAAGCGCCTCTCAACCCAACATAACAGTCGAATTCGACAGACGGAGAAGCTATGGCCTGGAACGAGCCAGGTGGCGGTAACAAAGACCCTTGGAGCGGCAAGGGCGGCGGCGAGCAGGGTCCTCCCGACCTCGACGAGGTCGTGCGAAAGCTTCAGGAGCGACTCGGCGGACTGTTCGGCGGCAACAAGCCCTCCGGGGGCGGCGCCTCCGGCGGGGGCGGGGGTTTCAATCTGCCGGGCGGGGATTTCAGCTCGCGGGCCATCGGAATCATTGCCGGTATCCTGCTGGTCGTCTGGCTGGCGACCGGCATCTATATTGTCGAGCCTGCCGAGCGAGGCGTCGTGACGCGCTTCGGTGCCTATGTCGACACCACCGGCCCGGGTCCTCATTGGCACGTCCCCTGGCCATTCGAGACGGTCGTCAAGGTCAATGTCGACGAGATTTCGACCTTCAGCCACTCCGCCTCGATGTTGACCCAGGACGAGAATATCGTCGATGTGGAGCTGACCGTGCAATCGCGCATCCAAGATGCGGCGGATTACCTGTTTCAGGTTGCCAATCCGGATCAGACCCTGCGCGACGCAACCGTCACGGTGGTGCGCGTGACCGTCGGCGGAAGCAAACTCGACTTCGTGATGACGGAAGGGCGCGGCGCCGTGGCCGTCACCATTCAGGAACGCGTTCAAGCGCTGATGGACCAGTATCGGAGCGGCCTTCTGGTCACGTCCGTGAACATGCAGCCGGCAAAACCGCCGGAGCAAGTCAAGGCTGCCTTCGACGACGCCATCAAGGCACGTGAGGACAAAGAGCGGTTGGAGAATCAGGCCGAGGCTTACGCCAACGAAGTCCTTCCGCAGGCACGCGGCGAGGCGGCCCGAATCATCGCCGATGCGCGCGCCTATCGCGATCAGGTTATCGCCAGGTCCGAGGGTGAGACAGCGCGCTTTACGGCGATCCTGACCGAGTACCTCATGGCTCCGGAGGTCACGCGACAGCGCCTTTACTTGGAAACGATGGAGCAGGTCTTGGGTGATAGCAACAAGGTCATCATCGACGTGGAGGATGGCGGAAACAGCCTCCTCTACCTCCCGCTCGACCAACTCATGAAGCAGCGCCCGGCTGGGGCGGCCCTTGAAAAGCCCGACGCATCGTCCCCCGCCGTTGCATCGGAAGCGGTGGATCGCCCGCAGCGCTCGGTCGATCGTGATCGGAGGGTGCGGTAATGAATAAACTGAAAACCTTCCTGCCGCTGGGCCTGGTCGGTCTCGTGATCGCGATCTACGCCTTCACCTTTGTGGTGCAGCAGTACGAGGTGGCGATCAAGCTTCGGCTCGGTCAGATCGTCGGTGACGACTATCGACCCGGTCTGCACTTCAAGGTGCCGGTCCTCAACAACATCAAGGTGTTCGATCGACGTATCCAGACGATGGATGCCCGCCCGGAGCGGTTCCTGACGGTCGAGAAAAAGGACGTGATCGTCGACTCCTACACCAAGTGGCGCATCTCCAACCCCGCGCAGTTCTTCCGCTCGACCGGCGGCAACGTGGCACGAACCTCACGCCTCTTGTCGGAGCGCGTCAATACGAGTCTGCGCAACGAGTTCGGCAAACGCACGATCCAAGAAGTCGTCTCGGACGATCGTCTTGCGCTGATGGCCTTGTTGACCAAAGAGGTGAACGAGAATGCTCAGGATCTCGGGATCGAGGTCGTCGACGTGCGCGTGAAGAAGATCGACCTGCCGCCCGAGGTCAGCGAATCGGTCTACTCGCGGATGCGTGCCGAGCGTGAGCGGGTCGCCCGGGATCTGCGGGCGCAGGGCGGCGAGGCCGCCGAGCGTATCCGCGCCGATGCGGATCGTCAGCGAACCGTCATCGTGGCCGAAGCCTTTCGTGAGTCGGAGGAGACGCGGGGCGAGGGTGACGCGCGAGCGTCGCAGATCTTCGCCAACGCCTTCAACCAGGATCGCGAGTTCTACGCCTTCTTCCGCAGTTTGAGCGCGTACCGATCGTCACTCGGGCAGGAGCGCGACGTGATGGTTTTGGAACCGGACTCGGATTTCTTCCGGTTCTTCCGCGACCCGAACGGGAAATGATCCAAGGTTTTCGGATCTGATCGAACGCCTCGGCTTCACCAAACGCCTCGGATTTCCGAGGCGTTTTTGTGTGGGCGCTTGTAAAGTTTCCAGTAGATCCGCGCGACGTCGATCGGAGCGCCGGCACGCGACTCGCGTTGGACAAATGCGCCGTCGTCTGAAAAGATGCCCGCCTTTGGCCGATGTGCACCTTCAAGGCGCACTCGGATCCGAATCGGGTGTTTCGGAGTCACGTGTTGCTGCATGATGTCTTGGTCGCGGTTGCGCTCGTGCTGGTCATCGAAGGCATTTGGCCTTTTCTGAGTCCGGACGGGTTTCGACGTGTTCTCTTGCTCATCGCCGCCGAGGACAAACGCGCACTGCGGATTGCCGGTCTGGCCAGCATGCTCTCCGGCGTCGGCTTGCTGTATCTGGTCAACTGACGCCCCCCCTCCGAGGTGCGTCGATCGTTGATCGTTGACCGTTGACCGAAGAAATAACGTGTCCGAAACGAGTTGAGCACCGAATCAAATCGTTGTCGTTGTCGTTGTCGTAATCGAGAACGACAACGACAACGAGAGCCGTGGCAAGGGTATTCTCTCGTCGGGTTGTTTTGCTGATTTCTGAACCGTTCCAACCGGGGCTACTGAACGCATGAACGAGGAACGCTGGCTGCTGCCGGCCGGGATCGACGAGGTGCTGCCTGCGCAGGCGCGGGTCATGGAGACGCTGCGGCGCGAGCTGTTGGATCTCTACGCGAGCTGGGGCTACGAGCTCGTCATTCCGCCCTTCATCGACTACCTGGAATCCCTCCTGACCGGAACCGGCCAGGATCTCGACCTTCAGACCTTCAAGCTGACCGACCAGCTCAGCGGACGCCTGCTCGGGGTGCGCGCCGATATGACCCCGCAGGTTGCCCGGATCGATGCTCACCATCTCAGACGCGACGCCCCGACGCGGCTGTGCTATCTCGGGACCGTCCTGCATACCCGCAGCGACGGATTCGCCGGCACGCGCAGCCCCTTGCAGATCGGCGCCGAGATTTACGGACACTCGGGGATCGAGAGCGATACCGAGATCCTGCGGCTGATCATGCTGACCTTGCGTGCCGCCGGGATTCGAGACACCTATCTGGACCTGGGACACGTCGGCATCTATCGCGGGCTCGCCAGGCAGGCCGACTTGTCGGCGGCCGGCGAGCACGCCCTGTTCGATGCGCTGCAGCGCAAGGCCGTGCCGGAGATCGAGGCACTGATCGCGCAGCTCGGCATCGGCGGGGCACCGGCGCGTATGTTGTCCGCCTTGGCGGAGCTCAACGGGGTCGATGCACTCGCGCGTGCCGAGACACTCCTGCGCGAGGCCGATCGCCCGGTACGCGAGGCGGTCGAGGACCTGCGCCGACTCGCCGACGAGCTCGGTCGCTGGCTCCCGGACGTTTCCATCCATTACGATCTGGCGGAACTGCGCGGTTACCGGTATAAGACGGGGGCGGTTTTTGCTGCCTTCGTTCCCGGCTGGGGTCTGGAGATCGCGCGCGGCGGGCGTTACGACGACATCGGGCGCGTCTTCGGCCGAGCACGTCCCGCCGTCGGGTTCAGTACGGATTTAAAAGAGCTGCTACGCCACGGGCAACGGTCAGACCCGAGCGACGCGGCAATCTACGCGCCCTGGTCGGCCGCGCCGGCATTGCAGGAGACGGTCGATCGACTCCGTGCCTCCGGGCGACGGGTCATCCATGCGCTGCCGGGGCTCGAGCTGGATCAGCGCGATCCGGACTGCCGGCAGGTGCTGGTCGAGCGTGACGGGCGTTGGGAACTAGACGATATCCTCGCGGAGTAGATGACTCAAGATGGGCAACAACGTCGTTGTAATCGGCACCCAATGGGGTGATGAAGGCAAAGGTAAGGTGGTGGACCTGCTCACCGACCGGGCTTCGGTCGTGGTGCGGTTTCAAGGGGGCCACAATGCCGGGCACACCCTGGTCATCGACGGTGTGAAGACCGTTCTGCATCTGGTCCCGTCCGGGGTGCTGCGCGATGGCGTGCGCTGCTTGATCGGTAACGGCGTGGTGCTCTCGCCCTCGGCGCTGCAGGAAGAGCTCGCCATGCTCGAAGCCT contains:
- the hflC gene encoding protease modulator HflC, giving the protein MNKLKTFLPLGLVGLVIAIYAFTFVVQQYEVAIKLRLGQIVGDDYRPGLHFKVPVLNNIKVFDRRIQTMDARPERFLTVEKKDVIVDSYTKWRISNPAQFFRSTGGNVARTSRLLSERVNTSLRNEFGKRTIQEVVSDDRLALMALLTKEVNENAQDLGIEVVDVRVKKIDLPPEVSESVYSRMRAERERVARDLRAQGGEAAERIRADADRQRTVIVAEAFRESEETRGEGDARASQIFANAFNQDREFYAFFRSLSAYRSSLGQERDVMVLEPDSDFFRFFRDPNGK
- a CDS encoding DUF2065 domain-containing protein; translation: MHDVLVAVALVLVIEGIWPFLSPDGFRRVLLLIAAEDKRALRIAGLASMLSGVGLLYLVN
- a CDS encoding ATP phosphoribosyltransferase regulatory subunit — encoded protein: MNEERWLLPAGIDEVLPAQARVMETLRRELLDLYASWGYELVIPPFIDYLESLLTGTGQDLDLQTFKLTDQLSGRLLGVRADMTPQVARIDAHHLRRDAPTRLCYLGTVLHTRSDGFAGTRSPLQIGAEIYGHSGIESDTEILRLIMLTLRAAGIRDTYLDLGHVGIYRGLARQADLSAAGEHALFDALQRKAVPEIEALIAQLGIGGAPARMLSALAELNGVDALARAETLLREADRPVREAVEDLRRLADELGRWLPDVSIHYDLAELRGYRYKTGAVFAAFVPGWGLEIARGGRYDDIGRVFGRARPAVGFSTDLKELLRHGQRSDPSDAAIYAPWSAAPALQETVDRLRASGRRVIHALPGLELDQRDPDCRQVLVERDGRWELDDILAE